One Actinomycetes bacterium DNA window includes the following coding sequences:
- a CDS encoding histidine phosphatase family protein, producing PSWGEPYRSLAARMLAAMADARDAAEGHEALLVSHQLPIWTTRSFVEGRHLWHDPRRRECSLASLTSFTYDGIDIVAVSYTQPARDLLPVKGRGFSVGA from the coding sequence GCCGTCGTGGGGCGAGCCGTACCGCTCGCTCGCGGCCCGGATGCTGGCGGCCATGGCCGATGCGCGGGACGCCGCCGAGGGTCACGAGGCGCTGCTGGTGAGCCACCAGCTGCCGATCTGGACCACCCGCAGCTTCGTCGAGGGCCGCCACCTGTGGCACGACCCGCGCCGCCGCGAGTGCTCGCTGGCCAGCCTCACGTCCTTCACGTACGACGGCATCGACATCGTCGCCGTCAGCTACACCCAGCCGGCGCGGGACCTGCTCCCGGTCAAGGGCCGCGGCTTCTCGGTGGGGGCCTGA
- a CDS encoding TlpA disulfide reductase family protein — MRRLSRRSAAAVAVALGLLLTGCSAGAAGPAEQGYVEGDGTILVVPAADRVRAPALKGTTLDGKSFDLASLRGQVVVLNVWASWCPPCRAEGPMLQSVHTDLLPKGGTLVGIDTRDGDGTAARAFAQNIGMTYPSVVDRDGKLLLDFADTLPPQAVPSTLVIDRSGRIAARVIGPVTQPRLMALVDPLLAETAG; from the coding sequence ATGCGACGTCTGTCCCGACGCAGCGCCGCGGCCGTGGCCGTGGCGCTCGGCTTGCTGCTCACCGGCTGCTCGGCGGGAGCCGCCGGCCCCGCGGAGCAGGGGTACGTCGAGGGCGACGGCACGATCCTCGTGGTCCCGGCCGCTGACCGGGTCAGGGCCCCCGCCCTCAAGGGCACCACCCTGGACGGCAAGTCCTTCGACCTCGCGTCGCTGCGCGGCCAGGTGGTGGTCCTCAACGTCTGGGCGTCGTGGTGCCCGCCGTGCCGGGCCGAGGGCCCGATGCTGCAGTCGGTGCACACCGACCTGCTGCCCAAGGGTGGCACCCTGGTGGGCATCGACACCAGGGACGGCGACGGCACGGCCGCGCGGGCGTTCGCGCAGAACATCGGCATGACCTACCCGAGCGTCGTGGACCGCGACGGCAAGCTGCTGCTGGACTTCGCCGACACGCTGCCCCCGCAGGCGGTGCCCAGCACGCTGGTCATCGACCGGTCCGGGCGGATTGCCGCCCGGGTCATCGGCCCGGTCACCCAGCCGCGGCTGATGGCGCTGGTCGACCCGCTGCTCGCGGAGACCGCGGGATGA